CGTTCCGCAGTCCGTGCACCGCCTGGCGCATCAGGGGACAACAGCTTGATGGCCGATTTCACCAGCATGGGGTCGGCGGCCATCAAAGCCGTTGCTTCCAGTACTTCTTTGCCTTCCCCGCTGGCCGTAGCCGCGCGGGCCCTCAGTTCCGCCTGGACCGCCTTGGCAGCGTCCTTGATGCGCTGCCCTTGCGATTCAACGGTTACGTCGGCAGGAATGGTGACTGTCCCGTGCATCTGCGATGCGGGTTCCTGGACCGGTTTCGGCATCTGCTTTACCGGTGCCAGGACGCGCCCGGGGGCAACGCCTACGCCTGAGAAGGTCTGCATGTATCTGGTCCTCTGATTGCTTAGGTGCTGTTGGGCTGACGGGGTTTTTGCGTGCTGGCGTTTACACGCCCGCCGCGACGGGAACTGCCTCGGCCTCAACCGGCTTGCGGACAGCCCAGCGCTTGAGGGCAATTACCAGGAGCGCGGTGATGACTACACCCACAGCGATGGACAGGAAGAACAACAGGAAATTGTCGATTGCGAAGAACACGAAGATGCCACCGTGCGGTGCCTTGGACGTGACCGCAAATGCCATGGACAGTGCGCCGGTTACTGCGCCACCCACCATGCTGGCAGGGATGACGCGGAGCGGGTCTGCGGCTGCGAAGGGGATGGCACCTTCGGAGATGAAGGATGCACCCAAAAGCCAGGCGGCCTTTCCGTTTTCACGTTCGGCCAAGGAGAACAGCTTCTTGTCCAGCACGGTAGCCAGGGCCATGGCGAGCGGCGGAACCATGCCCGCAGCCATAACGGCGGCCATGATCTGCCACGGTGCCTGGTTTGCCACAGTTGCCGTGCCGAGGCCCGCAACAGCGAAGGAGTAGGCAACCTTGTTGACAGGGCCACCGAGGTCGAAGCACATCATGAGGCCGAGGATGACGCCGAGGAGGATGGCGCCAGCGCCGGTCAGGCCCGAGAGGCCAGCGTTGAGTGCCTTGGTCAGGGCCACGATCGGAGCGCCGAGAATCAGGAACATGAGGCCGGAGGCCACGAGGGAGGCGAGCAGCGGGATGATGACCACCGGCATCAGGCCACGCAGCCAGCGGGGAACATCGAGCTTGCCGATCTGGAAGGCGATGTAGCCGGCCAGCAAACCACCAACAATTGCCCCCAGGAAGCCTGCGCCCATGAACCCGGACACAGCACCGGCAACAAAACCGGGGGCAATGCCGGGACGGTCAGCGATGGCGTAGGCGATGTAGCCAGCCAGCGCGGGAACCAGGAATCCGAGGGACAGCGCGCCGATCTTGAACAGCACAGCACCGATATAGGCTCCCAGCGGTCCCCAAGCGAGTGCCGGGTACTCGGTAGGCAGGTTGAAGATGCTGTTGTTGGCGAGCATCTTATCCGCGAAGCCGGTGATGTCGTATCCACCCAACAGGAAGCCCAAGGCGATCAGCAGGCCGCCACCGGCAACGAACGGGATCATGTACGAAACACCCGTGAGGAGTGCGCGCTTCAGCTTCTGGCCGATGTGCTCGCCCTTTTCCTCAGCAGCACGCTCGGCCTGTTCCTCAGCGCCAAAGTGCGGGACGCGGCGGGCGTGCGGGTCATCCGCAGCGGCCAATGCCTCCTGCACCATCTTGGTGGGTTCATCGATGCCGCGCTTGACGGGCGCGTTGATGACCGGCTTCCCGGCGAAGCGCTCCTTGCCACGGACATCGACGTCCACCGCGAAGATCACTGCGTCAGCAGCAGCGATGATGGCCGGATCCAACGGCTTTGCGCCGGAGGATCCCTGCGTCTCAACCTGGAGGTCGATACCCATTTCCTGGGCTGCGGCAACGAGCGAGTCAGCCGCCATATAGGTGTGGGCGATGCCAGTTGGGCACGCGGTCACGGCGACGATGCGCTTGGGTCCGGCAGGCGCCGTCGTGGTTGATGCGGCAGTAGCTTCAGCCGGGGCAGGTTCGGATGCAGCTGCAGCCGGTTTGTCCGCCAAGGCCCCATCCACCAGGTCCACGATGTCCTGTTCCGTGGATGCGGCGCGCAGTGCTGCCGTGAAGTCCTTCTTGATGAGCGAGCGGGCCAGCTTGGAGAGGAGCTTCAGGTGCTCCTGGTCAGCGCCTTCCGGTGCCGCGATGAAGAAGATGAGGTCCGCGGGGCCGTCCTTGGCGCCGAAGTCCACCTTGTGGGACAGGCGGGCCATGGCGAGGGCAGGTTCCGTGACTGCATTGGAGCGGCAGTGCGGGATGGCGATGCCGCCGGGGACGCCGGTTGCGGTCTTCTGCTCACGGGCGAAGGCATCGGTGAAGAGCCCTTCAACCTCGGAAGCACGGCCAGCGGCGGCGACCTTGCCGGCCAGGACGCGAATGACGTCGGCGGGGGAGCCGCCCAGGTTCTGGTCGAGGATGACCAATTGGGGTGTGATCAGCTGGGTCACTGTTAGTCCTTCTGGAGGGCCGTGATGGTTACGGCGTTGGGGGTTGTCTGGTGGACTGCAGGGACAGTGGAGCCCGGCAGCGAAGCAGCAGCGGCACCATGTGCCACGGCCTGACGAAGGCAGTCCTGGGCGGAACCGCCTTGGGTAGCAGCCAGCAAGTAGCCGGCCAGTGCAGAATCCCCGGCGCCCACCGTGCTGACGGCCTGGATGGGCGGATGCGTAGCAAGCCACGCCCCATCAGCCGTCACCAGGATTGCGCCCTTGGATCCGAGTGTTGCCAGAACGGCGCCCACACCGCTTTCGACGACGGCGGCAGCAGCTTGGGCGGCTTTGGCCGGGTCTGCTTCCAGTTCGTCAGCGGTGGAGACATTGGTGAAGCCGGCAGCGGCCGCGAGCTCTGCGAGCTCTTCCGCGTTGGGCTTGAGGAGATCGGGTTTTCCTGCGGCATCGCCTGTCAAAGCTGCCGCAAGCGGAGCCCCGGAGGAGTCGATGGCGATGCCGGGGGCGGCCGTTCCATCAGCGGTCGACCGAAGGCGACGTGTGATTGTGGCGTAGAAATCCGCGGGCACTCCTGGTGGGAGCGAGCCTGCGAGAACCACCCAGCTGGCGCCACGGGAGCGCTCCAGCAGCAGCCCGATCAGGGCTTCCTGCTGTTCGGGGCTCAGCTCCGGGCCGGGTTCGTTGATCTTGGTGGTGACGCCGTCCGGTTCGGTGAGGGTGACGTTGCTGCGAAGCGCCTCACCGATAGGCAGCGCGGCGAACGGC
This window of the Arthrobacter sp. StoSoilB5 genome carries:
- a CDS encoding fructose-specific PTS transporter subunit EIIC, producing MTQLITPQLVILDQNLGGSPADVIRVLAGKVAAAGRASEVEGLFTDAFAREQKTATGVPGGIAIPHCRSNAVTEPALAMARLSHKVDFGAKDGPADLIFFIAAPEGADQEHLKLLSKLARSLIKKDFTAALRAASTEQDIVDLVDGALADKPAAAASEPAPAEATAASTTTAPAGPKRIVAVTACPTGIAHTYMAADSLVAAAQEMGIDLQVETQGSSGAKPLDPAIIAAADAVIFAVDVDVRGKERFAGKPVINAPVKRGIDEPTKMVQEALAAADDPHARRVPHFGAEEQAERAAEEKGEHIGQKLKRALLTGVSYMIPFVAGGGLLIALGFLLGGYDITGFADKMLANNSIFNLPTEYPALAWGPLGAYIGAVLFKIGALSLGFLVPALAGYIAYAIADRPGIAPGFVAGAVSGFMGAGFLGAIVGGLLAGYIAFQIGKLDVPRWLRGLMPVVIIPLLASLVASGLMFLILGAPIVALTKALNAGLSGLTGAGAILLGVILGLMMCFDLGGPVNKVAYSFAVAGLGTATVANQAPWQIMAAVMAAGMVPPLAMALATVLDKKLFSLAERENGKAAWLLGASFISEGAIPFAAADPLRVIPASMVGGAVTGALSMAFAVTSKAPHGGIFVFFAIDNFLLFFLSIAVGVVITALLVIALKRWAVRKPVEAEAVPVAAGV
- a CDS encoding hexose kinase, encoding MIVTLTANPSLDRTVELPAPLARGEVQRAVAVHQESGGKGVNVSRALVASGLETLAVLPGADSDPVLSGLHDGGVPFAALPIGEALRSNVTLTEPDGVTTKINEPGPELSPEQQEALIGLLLERSRGASWVVLAGSLPPGVPADFYATITRRLRSTADGTAAPGIAIDSSGAPLAAALTGDAAGKPDLLKPNAEELAELAAAAGFTNVSTADELEADPAKAAQAAAAVVESGVGAVLATLGSKGAILVTADGAWLATHPPIQAVSTVGAGDSALAGYLLAATQGGSAQDCLRQAVAHGAAAASLPGSTVPAVHQTTPNAVTITALQKD